The segment gtataatgttttaaaattataactcatttgtattattcaaaaaatgacatgataattagaataattaattgtttgAAAAATACTTCCTCCATCCATAATTGTTTAGCAcgtatactaaaaataaatgttcaagattaataatcaatttaaacaattaaaaaaaattagtcatttttttcaattctaccCTTAATAATTACTCcattttgtttaattaaaaagtaatgtagaatttttatatttttgatatattagaATTATATTAATCAAAGTACACACtgtattaaattttctttgacGAAAATGCTTGACTTTATCTTAACAAACAATTGTGGACTAAAATCTATATctctaattaaatatattattttacttatcaaaacacataaaaaaaggaaatcatttttattatttaggaaaatattaaatatactaTGTTTACTTATcaaaacacattaaaaaaaaagaaatcatttttattatttaggaaaatattttctataaaataaaatccatgaaaatatattttttttgtacaccaAACACACCATTGAGtttcaaaattgaaattaaatactTCTAATTAataagtttttgaaaaaattaaatttgaagttgaaataatAGACCAAATCTTCAAATgctattatttcaaattatcacattcatttttatttcaaaatttgtttaTCATTACAAGTGgatgaaaatttatgaaataaaatgtgGATGACAAAGAAATTAGTAGGCAAGATAAAATCAAATCTAGCAAGttgcataatttttatttatttaaggaccataaataataagtaatacagttaggaagatatgagaaaaaaaggaaaaaatgtatTTGTCACATCACCAAATTAATATCTTTTTGTATCTCAACTAACATCATgcccaaaaaaattaatcacaTGCATGAGCATGACCACAAATTGAAGTAACATTTAGGACCCACAAAATCATAATTAGGTATGTTAAtcaatatgataattaattatgtgaaaaggaacataaattatacattttcTAGAGTTTTCGACTCCTTATAATCGTTGTGATCCATATGATAATATATAAGTACGTGGACTAATACGATACGTAGCTATTCGTTTTGTTAAGAAAATAcgcaataaaaaataaattcatgtaCGCTTATATTTGGGATAGTATGATATTCTAACCAACTCTAATATTTTCATCCATGCTCAGATTCAAGTTGATTAAAGCGTGAATTGAAAATTCAAACAAAGCATGAACCCGACTTTGATGttatatgttataaaatattttgctaGTAATAATATTGATCATTTTAGGCTTAGACCAGCAAGACTTTAAAACGCATCACTAGGGATGTAAGGTATGCCTATTTATATATCGAcatatctttaatatttttgctgATGAGGGCCCCTCGTAAGCTGGATACTTgcaacatatatgtatatgtactATAACGGACAGTGAGAACTCTGATAAAGAATACCTGAATCCAAATGTACGAAGGTAGAACAAATAAGATTATAAGCTCTTTATACGTTTTGAACAtcaatttctcttttctttgaATTAACTTTAGGTGATGAATTAGATCAAAATTCTAAGATAATAAGTGTTTTACCGTAATATGAAACttatttaaacaaatttttgatcaaatttaaatattatatcaaattattttaatataaatttaaatttaatcaaatttcaatatGATTATTTCGAACACCGAGGCACGTGGAAAATGTTATATTCCATTGGCATCCTTGTCATACACAACTGGGAGTGATGGGGAAACATAGTACGTAACATACAGTGGCTAATAATTAATTCTATATTCTTTATTCTTAATAATTTGTGATTCGAATACTTTCCACgcaataatatttaaaaagttattccAATGCCCAGCGAATACGAcagaaattgaataaaattgtcttataaataatttactaTGATAGTAACAACAATTTACTGTTTGATTTCTTTCTGTAAAAAGGAgaatatctttttcttttttttctaaagagagaaaaattaaaataaactgtGGTTGTTGACACAGTTGATTGAATTATTTAGGATGTGGAAAACGTGGTTTTGTTACAACCATAGTTTATAGAATTATTCTCTAGCATGTGTATAACAATTTACtatcaaaagtaaaataagttaCCTATATACCACCGATATAATTACGGTGCAGTGATGAGATTACTCAACTCTTAATCAAAGATTTCGAATTTAAGCTTCGCGTACGATAAATCTTGTTGGAGCACCATCCCAAATAAGTTTTATAGTGCATAATCCGAATTTAATCGAGATTCTGATAGGTTCGCAAAGAAGTTACTTATATACCATGCATCATGAGGGGGGGAAAAGGAATATACCTACAATGAGAGTTGTGCCCTcgtttgttatgttttgttgaatttgttaaaataaatgcgtttttattatatattttttactacTTAAGGTTTGAACTCagaatttctaattaaaaataagaagaatCTCGTTCATTTTCTCACAATCTTTGATGATGTTATATATGAGTGACAAAATTAGTCAATAAAATGTGATTTGCTCAATCTATTTAAATCTAAACATATCATGTCATGATTCATTATTTAACTTATTGTGATCCAACTTATTTCAGCTCAAATAACTCTATCCTTCCGAAAAAGTCTTCatctattaatttaattagccTATTAAAAACCTCTAATTATATATGTTGGTTGGCAAGGAGAAAGGGAAAGAAAGCTACCTAAAACAAATTgtgaaaaacaaataaacataattaGGGAAGACCAATGAAATAGCCAAAAAAGTGTAACAcaattattattgatttgaGATTACATGtctatattttcaattttggtCCAACCAACTACAAAAATATCTTGTGATAGACAAAAAATCTTCATTCAAATCATTTTGGCCTTTTCACACTAAAGTCCTtcctttaatttcttatattttgaaaaattggacaaaagagaaaaaataacaCTAAACTTAGTAATTGTGACACCATCTTAATTTGTTATCCAACAACATTATTAAAGAAGTAAGAAAGATTAAACTATATCGTTTAATATATCGATCCTAGCAAAAATCTAATGCACCGAGTATTAcagatttttcttatttatgtaaaataaaaggTTAATTTTAAAACACAACAGTTAAGAATCAAGATTAAAGATGACGAATATACACATATGCTCGATATTATTTACGTACCATTTTCGTGCCGGATTATTTGCGTTTACTTATCTTTTTAGActacttttgaaaaaaaaaaaaaggttcacTATATTCTCAATAGGATAAATTTGCATCTAAAAGCAAATAGGATGATTCTTTTTTGAGACAAAATTTAATCCACACAAAAGGGCTATTTTATGCAATTTTTGTGTTAGCTAGCTATATTGACCATTTTATTAAGATGTAAAATGTTAGCCCAGCAATAGTTAGTGAAGTCAGCCCAATTAAACAATGTTTTGGCCCTTATCTGGTCTATTAATGGGCCTAGTTAGATGCTATGTTAGAAGTTGTTTCTGATGGAGGTTCGATTCACCAACAAATAATAAGATAAGTAGGAGAAAAAACGTACAAATACTACTATCGATTAACTATCTATAATATACTCATCTCTAAAGTCATGTTCGCTTTAAGTTGCATGATATTCAAATTCTGTTTAATCATCCTTTTCAATACTTCTACAACTTACCTCTGATCTCGATCGCTTCTCATACCTATCATAACCAACTTTTTATGTCTTCTCGCATCTGGACATCTATTTTTTcacaaacttaaattatttcagcctttattttttattctactaaaaaaaatcattatctcGAATATCTTCGTTCTTAATTTTATCTCTCGCATAGAATATCTACTACACATCCATCTTCCTTTTCGACAATTCCATTACAAACAATCACTTTATAAAATTTACCTTCATGAATCTAAAGTTATACGCatgaaatatattaaagttaaaatacgATAAAAATGAtcgatttttatttattttttcatacaaATACCCTAAAGTTctaagtaattcaaatttagcataaaagttttttttttgtgatatcCTCTCTATTATTGGCCTAAAAAGTTGTTCTTCCTCAGCAATGAGCTCTTCATCAACCTTTTTCCTCACCAACCCCTTTTCATCGGTTTCGGGTTCTACTCATCTCCGCCGTTCATTCAACAATGTTAGGTACGGCTGCGGCGGCGGCGTTAGAATCGCCGCTAGCCTTAATGTGGAAGTGCAGGCACCGGATTTGAGCAAAGAGGTGATGGATGAATCTAACAAGGTTTTTGTGGGTACATATGCTAGGGTTCCATTGGTTTTGTCGAGTGGCAAAGGGTGTAAACTGTATGATATTGAAGGGCGAGAGTATTTGGATTTGACCTCTGGTATAGCTGTGAATGCACTTGGACATGGTGATTCTGATTGGATTAGGGCAGTTACTGAACAAGCTAATGTCTTAACTCATGTCAGCAATCTTTACTATACTCTCCCTCAGGTCAGCTCTTATTTTGTAGAGTATCTgtttattataaatttcatttgggaATCATTGTGCACAGGGATTTAAAAAGGGGATTTTGAAAAATAGTTTCTTTAGtgataatacaagttttattctCTCTTTTTTGGGAGTTTTATAGTGAATAGGGATTAAAAAAAGAGTCTTTTTCAGCTTTTTACTGGTATTTTTGGAGGAAAACGTGATAAAATAGAGTGGATGGATATGAATGATCATGTAGGAAAGCATGAGACTAATTCTACGGGATACTTGTCACCTCCCACCAGCAACAGGTATGTGTGCGGCCTATGTTGCTCTGACTCTTCAAAAGATGCCAATGGGTCGTgttggatcctccaaaagtagtgcatttttgaAGGATCCGACACGGGTGCAGCAACATTTTAGGAGAGCCTGTGCAACATAGTGGTATTGGATAACTCTGTCCCCCAAGGCTAGAACAGATGGAAAGAAATCGCTTTGTGTTTTTTGTCGGGATTTAACCTAGGACCTTGTGATGCTTAACTCACTTCATTAGCCACTAGGCTACACTCTTTGGTACTTGTTGTTTTGGTTTCTTATGTAGTCAGAATGAGGACAGGGGATATTACTCAATTCTATTTAATGTTCAAGTTTTCTAGTTCTTGTTAGAATGTGTAGTCTTTGAATAGAAGTTTAATGGTTCTGGGTTGAAACGAAAAGGAAATAGCAGTATCATATTGTGGATTCATTTTGTGCAACTGATGGTTGTGTAAGTTTCTTTGTTTCTGCATTTTTTTGGGAGATGTTGGCGAGAGCGGTCTTATTTAGGGGCGGAGCTATAGAAGAATTTACGGGTTCAGCAGAACCGAGTAGCTCAAAACCTTATACTATGTGTGTTATGGTattcactatatatatatatatgtgtgtgtgtaaatttaatttatcaaaaaccCAGTGTAAGGCTGTAAGCTACATTTTTTAGAATGCAGAATCTGTAAACTCAAAATTTTGGCTTCGGCTCTGGTCTTATTTAGTCGAGCGTTCCTGAACATGTTTGTTCTTCTATGTCTATTACTTGATATATCAACTTAGTTACCTTCTTAACTGCAACTTtgtatttgattaaatattatGGCTTAAGGGGCATCTTTTCTCCTCCATCTGCAAAAGGAtctttgaatataataataacatagtTTTCTATTATTTCGTACAGCTGGAGCTTGCAAAACGCCTTGTTGCTAATTCTTTTGCAGACCGTGTTTTCTTGTCAAACTCTGGAACAGAAGCAAATGAAGCTGCAATTAAATTTGCAAGGAAGTTTCAGAGATTTTCTCATCCCGATGAGAAGCAGCCTCCTGTGGAGTTTATTGCCTTCTCCAATTGCTTCCATGGAAGGACCATGGGTGCAGTTGCTTTGACAAGCAAAGAATATTACAGGTCACCTTTTGAGCCTGTAATGCCAGGAGTTACTTTCCTGGAGTATGGTAATGTTCAAGCAGCAAAAGAACTAATACAGAGTGGTAAAATAGCTGCTGTATTTGTCGAACCAATCCAGGGTGAAGGTGGCATATATAGTGCAACACAAGAATTTTTACAAGCACTGAGGACTGCCTGTGATAGTGCAGGTTCTCTCCTTGTCTTTGATGAGGTAAGAAACTTTACAGATTACATTGCTACCACTTTAGTACATTAAGCTTATGTCTCATCTGACATGTGTAACAAACCcttatattgatgaaaattacataaacatACAAGCAGTTAACTTGACCAATAGTGCATGTTTTTGTAAAGTAATACATTGTATTAATTTCGTAAGGTAATTTCTCTAGGATTCATCAAaagaaaacatatgaaaatgttagTTTGCATAGTGAAATGGATAGAAAAATTCAGCATTTTGCACTTGGGTCATTTGGTTGAGAAATAAGTTATGAAGGGATTGTACTGGTTAACATTATTTCAATGATGAATAGTGGTTCCCAATTACTTCACAAGGAAAAAGCTTACTGCTCTTGTTGTTTTATGTATACTCAATGAAATATGAACATTATCTACTTGTAAAATAAAGTCTAGAAGTTATAAATATGACGGCTTCTTGGTTTGTTAACACTCTCTCTTCCAACTGTGATACTGATCATTCTGGAATAAATTGGATGGAATGAGTCAACGCACGATACCATACTGAatattttacttgtattttcttttattaggttCAATGTGGCCTAGGAAGAACTGGTCATCTTTGGGCGCACGAAGCTTATGGCATATACCCAGATATAATGACTCTTGCAAAGCCTCTTGCAGGAGGTCTACCTATTGGGGCAGTGTTGGTAACTGAAAGAGTTGCTGGTGCCATCAATTATGGGGATCACGGTAGCACCTTTGCTGGCGGTCCCCTTGTTTGCAACGCTGCAGTTGCTGTGCTGGACAAGATCTCCGGACCAGGTTTCCTTGCCAGTGTCGCAAAGAAAGGTCAAGATTTCAAGGAATTGCTTGTTAACAAATTAGGAGGGAACTCACATGTGAGAGACGTACGAGGTGTGGGGCTTATTATTGGGATCGACCTTGATGTACCTGCATCTCCGCTGGTTGAAGCATGCCAACAATCTGGCCTTCTTGTATTGACAGCAGGGAAAGGAAATGTTGTGAGGCTTGTACCACCATTGACCATCACCGAGCAAGAATTGGACCATGCAGCTGAGATCTTATTCAATTGTTTACCTGTACTAGATAAGACCGCCAATAACTAGGCTCAAGTACTCAAGAAAGGGTTTGTTGCATGTTCACTTCTATGGGGAGCTTCACAGGATCATATGCATTTGCTCATGGAGATCACTTTCATGAGAAGTAACACAATTTATTTGTACGTACAATTTAAGGTATCGTCTTCTATGAAGCTCTTGTCGTACCTGATTGTGTCATTCTGTTGGCTGAAGATTCATTTAGGAGCAAACTGGCTATCAGAAATACACAGTTGATCTTATTTAGATTTTTCCTGTAGAAGTGAACAATCAGTTTTTAAGTTTTAGATGTATCGTCAATTTGCACCAGCTGAATCGAAATAATGGATGCTGTCCTCTGTAATAACATTATATCCATCTTTCTGAAATGTAGAACTTATCTATGTAATCTTGTATGACTCATGAACAGAAGTCTTGTACTTCAAGT is part of the Solanum pennellii chromosome 8, SPENNV200 genome and harbors:
- the LOC107028629 gene encoding acetylornithine aminotransferase, mitochondrial gives rise to the protein MSSSSTFFLTNPFSSVSGSTHLRRSFNNVRYGCGGGVRIAASLNVEVQAPDLSKEVMDESNKVFVGTYARVPLVLSSGKGCKLYDIEGREYLDLTSGIAVNALGHGDSDWIRAVTEQANVLTHVSNLYYTLPQLELAKRLVANSFADRVFLSNSGTEANEAAIKFARKFQRFSHPDEKQPPVEFIAFSNCFHGRTMGAVALTSKEYYRSPFEPVMPGVTFLEYGNVQAAKELIQSGKIAAVFVEPIQGEGGIYSATQEFLQALRTACDSAGSLLVFDEVQCGLGRTGHLWAHEAYGIYPDIMTLAKPLAGGLPIGAVLVTERVAGAINYGDHGSTFAGGPLVCNAAVAVLDKISGPGFLASVAKKGQDFKELLVNKLGGNSHVRDVRGVGLIIGIDLDVPASPLVEACQQSGLLVLTAGKGNVVRLVPPLTITEQELDHAAEILFNCLPVLDKTANN